In bacterium, the following proteins share a genomic window:
- a CDS encoding MFS transporter produces MPSVRLRDFPRVFWLANVMELFERAAYYGLNSVLGVYLVSELKFDVQAVGFLQSVVYAAVYVVPILGGALADRYGYRRMLLVAFSLLAAGYFAAGGASSYGVVFVFLLLMALGAGLFKPIISGTLARTTDEKTSAIGFGIYYWMINLGA; encoded by the coding sequence ATGCCCTCCGTCCGGCTCCGCGACTTCCCGCGCGTCTTCTGGCTCGCCAACGTGATGGAGCTGTTCGAGCGGGCCGCCTACTACGGCCTCAACTCGGTCCTCGGCGTCTACCTCGTCTCGGAGCTGAAGTTCGACGTCCAGGCGGTCGGCTTCCTGCAGTCGGTCGTCTACGCCGCGGTCTACGTCGTGCCGATCCTCGGCGGCGCGCTCGCCGACCGCTACGGCTACCGGCGGATGCTCCTCGTCGCCTTCTCGCTGCTCGCCGCGGGGTACTTCGCCGCGGGCGGCGCGTCGTCGTACGGCGTGGTCTTCGTCTTCCTGCTGCTGATGGCGCTCGGCGCGGGGCTGTTCAAGCCGATCATCTCCGGCACGCTGGCGCGGACGACCGACGAGAAAACCTCGGCGATCGGCTTCGGCATCTACTACTGGATGATCAACCTCGGCGCG
- a CDS encoding oligopeptide transporter, OPT family — translation MNEPVEAPPVAGLPENAHRPLRSGETYEPVVPAAAAPPEFTRRALFLGLGMTVLFSAAAAYIALKLGQGIETAIPIAILAVGYSALVRRPSTLLENLQVVALGATAGIVVGGSVFVMPAFFLLDLDQRTGFAQIFLVPFLGATLGVLFLIPFRRYFVADMHGKLPFPEATASTEVLVAGERGGESARVLLAALGGGFALDYLALGFKTWTDNFTSALLPLGDALARKVKAVFTLNTSAAVLGLGYIVGVRYASIICAGSFLSYLVLVPLVARIGGQVAGPLFPGLPAVADLDAAGIFTNYVRPIGIGGIFAAGLISIGKMSPVIVEAIRQVFGQIRKRGAERAGEEKPRTDRDVPMTTVALLILATAAAIGLYFRFGVLGGQPAAGLKTLVALALTLGITFLFASVSAWAVAMISTTPISGMTITTLIVSAVTLAGIGLSGPDGSVALLLIGGVVCTALSMTGSMATLMKMGYWLGGTPKRIQASLILGSALASMTVTAVIILFAHTKGYVVGPGHPEPMPAPQANAMAAVVRSVMASAGAPWFLYGLGAVIAVIVEMVGVSALAFALGMYLPLELNTPILGGALVGWFIQRSAKGNERLEKARNDRGTLVASGLIAGGALAGVLDGVVAGVEQTFHLEWFDGHMLPHLPWNAETANILGLVVFLALAYIVYRDARRVRA, via the coding sequence ATGAACGAACCTGTCGAAGCGCCCCCCGTCGCCGGCCTTCCCGAAAACGCCCATCGCCCGCTCCGCTCGGGCGAGACCTACGAGCCGGTCGTCCCCGCCGCGGCCGCGCCGCCGGAGTTCACGCGGCGCGCCCTCTTCCTCGGCCTCGGGATGACGGTCCTCTTCTCCGCCGCCGCGGCGTACATCGCGCTCAAGCTCGGCCAGGGGATCGAGACGGCGATCCCGATCGCCATTCTCGCGGTCGGCTACTCGGCGCTGGTCCGCCGTCCTTCGACGCTGCTGGAGAACCTGCAGGTCGTGGCCCTCGGCGCGACGGCGGGGATCGTCGTCGGCGGTTCGGTCTTCGTCATGCCGGCCTTCTTCCTGCTCGACCTCGACCAGCGGACCGGCTTCGCCCAGATCTTCCTCGTGCCGTTCCTCGGCGCCACGCTCGGCGTGCTCTTCCTCATTCCGTTCCGGCGGTACTTCGTCGCCGACATGCACGGCAAGCTGCCGTTCCCCGAGGCGACCGCCTCGACCGAGGTCCTCGTCGCCGGCGAGCGGGGCGGCGAGTCGGCGCGCGTGCTGCTGGCGGCGCTCGGCGGCGGCTTCGCGCTCGACTACCTCGCGCTCGGCTTCAAGACCTGGACCGACAACTTCACCAGCGCCCTGCTCCCGCTCGGCGACGCGCTGGCCCGCAAGGTCAAGGCGGTCTTCACGCTCAACACCTCCGCGGCGGTGCTCGGCCTCGGCTACATCGTCGGCGTCCGCTACGCCTCGATCATCTGCGCCGGCTCGTTCCTCTCCTACCTCGTCCTCGTGCCGCTGGTGGCGCGGATCGGCGGGCAGGTCGCCGGGCCGCTCTTCCCCGGCCTGCCGGCGGTCGCCGACCTCGACGCGGCCGGCATCTTCACCAACTACGTCCGGCCGATCGGCATCGGCGGGATCTTCGCCGCCGGCCTGATCTCGATCGGCAAGATGAGCCCGGTGATCGTGGAGGCGATCCGCCAGGTCTTCGGCCAGATCCGCAAGCGGGGCGCGGAGCGGGCGGGCGAAGAGAAGCCGCGCACCGACCGCGACGTGCCGATGACGACGGTCGCGCTGCTGATCCTCGCCACCGCGGCGGCGATCGGCCTCTACTTCCGCTTCGGCGTCCTCGGCGGCCAACCCGCGGCGGGACTCAAGACGCTCGTCGCGCTGGCGCTGACGCTCGGGATCACCTTCCTCTTCGCCTCGGTCTCCGCGTGGGCGGTGGCGATGATCTCCACCACGCCGATCTCGGGCATGACGATCACGACGCTGATCGTCTCCGCCGTGACCCTCGCCGGGATCGGCCTCTCCGGCCCCGACGGCTCGGTCGCGCTGCTGCTGATCGGCGGCGTCGTCTGCACCGCCCTCTCGATGACCGGCTCGATGGCCACGCTGATGAAGATGGGCTACTGGCTCGGCGGCACGCCGAAGCGGATCCAGGCCTCGCTGATCCTCGGCTCGGCCCTCGCCTCGATGACCGTGACGGCGGTGATCATCCTCTTCGCGCACACCAAGGGCTACGTCGTCGGCCCCGGCCACCCCGAGCCGATGCCGGCGCCGCAGGCGAACGCGATGGCCGCGGTCGTCCGCTCCGTGATGGCCTCGGCCGGCGCGCCGTGGTTCCTCTACGGACTCGGCGCCGTGATCGCGGTGATCGTGGAGATGGTCGGCGTCTCGGCGCTGGCCTTCGCCCTCGGGATGTACCTGCCGCTCGAACTGAACACGCCGATCCTCGGCGGCGCGCTCGTCGGCTGGTTCATCCAGCGCAGCGCGAAGGGGAACGAGCGGCTGGAGAAGGCGCGCAACGACCGCGGCACGCTCGTCGCCTCGGGCTTGATCGCCGGCGGCGCCTTGGCCGGCGTCCTCGACGGCGTCGTCGCCGGCGTCGAGCAGACGTTCCACCTCGAGTGGTTCGACGGCCACATGCTGCCGCACCTGCCGTGGAACGCCGAGACCGCGAACATCCTCGGCCTCGTCGTCTTCCTCGCCCTCGCCTACATCGTCTACCGCGACGCGCGCCGCGTCCGCGCCTGA